The Morganella morganii sequence CACCAAAGACGGCGAGCATATCACGGCGAGCCTGATGGTCTGGGCGGCAGGTATCAAAGCGCCTGATTTCCTGAAAGAGATTGGCGGGCTGGAAACCAACCGTATTAATCAGCTGGTGGTCAAACCAACACTCCAGACCACCCGTGATGACGCAATTTTCGCTATCGGTGACTGCTCATCCTGCCCGAAAAAAGAGGGCGGATTTGTTCCGCCGCGCGCGCAGTCAGCACATCAGATGGCGACCCGCTGCTATCACAACATCCTTGCGGTACTCAATGATAAGCCGCTGAAGGATTATGTGTTTAAAGATCACGGCTCACTGGTTTCCCTCTCCCGGTTCAGTACGGTCGGGAGCCTGATGGGTAACCTGATGCGCGGGAATATGATGATTGAAGGGCGTATTGCCCGTGTGATGTATATTTCTCTGTATCGTATGCATCAGATTGCGCTGCACGGTTATATTAAAACCGGGCTGATGATGCTGGTTGGCGGTATAAACCGGATTATCCGTCCGCGGCTGAAATTACATTAATTGATCTTCCCCAAAAATGACGCTTCCGGGCGTCATTTTTTATAATAATAAACCCTGCTCAGAACAGGGAAATATACATTGTACAGATTTGATATAAAGCCGGAAAATGCATTATTTAACAGGAGTTCAGTATCATCACTAACAGATAATTCCGGTGGTAATGAACAAAATAAGGCAGATACTGCTCTTTATTAATTATTGTTGATCGTTGTCAGTACACACACAGTCAGGTTGAATTAATAAATTACAGGGACAGAATTATTGTTTCATCATTATTATTTAACTTTTATTTAGCGGTGCTGTGGGAATATAGTCCGGTAAGATTAATCGTTAAAAATAAAACCGGGTTTGATAGGAATAATCCCAATTATTACCGCTGGATATTTATATAATTTGACAATGAATAAAAATGAACGAAAACCATTATCACGAATAACATTCACAGGGCTTGTGCTTCTGTTTGTTATTTTTGCGGTAATCATTTCTTTTGCTGTGACAAAGAATAAACATCCCGCTGTTGCTGAGGTTCTCTCATCCGAACCTATCATGGCAACGGTGCCTGTACGCCATGAATACTGTGACCTGACAACCATGCCGGGTCCGTACAAGCGTGAACTCCTGGATATCGTCCACCCGACTGAGCAGGTCTGCACCCCGTACCTGCTGTATGAAACCCTGCTGCATGCACCGAAGGTGTACGGTGGCCCGACATACCGCTCCTGTACGACGGCATACACCTATGAGCACCGGATTGTCGGCTATGATGTGGTGTATAGAATCAATGACACCGTCGGTAAGGTCAGAATCAATTATAATCCGGGTGATGTCATGCCGGTGGATAATACCGGGCGGCTGATCATTTTACCCGGGCTGAATACAGTAAAATAAAGTGTGTTACAGACAAAAAATAAGAATACCGGTTTATGTCATAAACCGGTATTCACCACGTTTTTTATTTAATGTAACCGGAAATTAAACCCAGCCCTTCTGACGAAACTGCTTTAATACCGCCACAAATTGCTGCATCTCTTCCGGCGTGCCTAATGTCAGGCGGCTCCAGCCGGTTACCGGCGGAAATTCACGGCCGACCATTATATGGTTTTCTTTCATCCGCTGCTGATAGGTTTTTACATCTCCGGTCACCTTATGGAAGATGAAATTAGCCTGTGAGGGCGCATAAGGCAGATTTAATTCCTTCAGTGCGGCAACCACAATTTCCCGTGAAACATCCGTTGAATGGCGGCTGTAATCAATAAACGGTTTATCATTCAGGGATGCCAGTGCGGAAACTGCACCTGCTATATTAGTATTATCGATAGAATTGAAAATATTTACCTGTTCCGTTACTGCCGGTACGGAAATACCGTAACCGACACGAAGCCCGGCCAGGGCAAATATTTTCGAGAAAGTGCGTGTCACGATAATATTGGATTTTCCGGCAGCCACCCATTCAACCGCACTTTTAAATTGCGGATCAGACACAAATTCCGCATATGCCTCATCAATAATAAAATTCTGCTGCGGCGGTGCCTGGTTTACCCACTGTGCGAGTTGTGATGCCGGGGTGATCATAGCGGTCGGGTTATTCGGGTTACAGATATAGATAACGGAATGACCGGCAAAGTTATCGGCGATCGCCTGCATGGCTGTGAGGTCGAAAGAGAGATCGGCTTTCAGCGGCACTTTGACAATATTGACGCCCAGCGGCTCAGCATACAGTTCGGCATAATTGAATGTCGGATCCGGTACAATCAGCTGCACCGGCTGCTGTTTTTTCTGTGCATCCGCCACCAGCATCTGCACAGCCGCCTGAATGGTTTCTGAGGAACCATTTCCGAGGCTGATGTGTTCCGGTGTCAGTGAGAAATGCGCGGCAATCTGCTCAATCAGCGCTTCGCGGGCAGCATCCGGATAGCGGAATGCGCCGGGAAGGGCGTCAATAATCGCCTGACGGGCTTTCGGAGACATCCCCAGTGAGTTTTCATTGAAGTTCAGCAGCAGCGGATTTTCCGCGCTGAGCGGCGCTGCTTTGGTTGTTGGTGAGACAGTACCGGTGGCGGCCTGACTGGTGGTGACCAGAGAGGCGGCGGTTAATCCGCCGAGCGCGATCCCTGTTGATTTCAGAAACGAACGACGATCCATAGTATTTACCCTGTTGTTGTCATTATATTTTGGTAAATACTAACCGAACTAATAATCACCTTGCAAATTAATATTCACAATAAATGGATTTTTATTCATTTTTAAGGTACCGGCCGAAACCGGCACCTGACAGAGAGGATGTTGTACGTTATACCGGATGAGCGGCAAATGCAGTCAGTAAATCCGCGATAAACTCAATGCGTTTGGTGCGGTCGGTCAGGTCACAGATAAATTTCAGTTTTGACGGGCCGTCCAGCCGGTACTGTTTCGGGTTATTTTGCAAAAGCCCGATAAGATACGCCGGGTCGACATGGTTTTTCTCACTGAACTCAACAAAACCGCCTTTCTCCTGCGCCTCAATCCGGCGGATCCCCAGGTCCTGTGCCTGCAGGCGCAGACCCGCTGCCGCCAGCAGGTGACGACCGGCATCCGGCAGCAGACCGAAGCGGTCAATCAGCTCAATTTTCAGCTCGGTCAGTTCGGTATCGCTGCGCGCGCTGGCAATCCGTTTGTAGAAGGAGAGGCGCATGTTTACATCCGGCAGGTAATCTTCCGGCAGCAGGGCCGGCATACGCAGCTCCACTTCGGTCTGGCTCTGCGTGAGATCTTCCAGTGACGGCTCTTTGCCGCTTTTCAGGGAATCAACCGCACTTTCCAGCATTTCCATATAGAGTGTGAAACCAACGCTGGCCATCTGGCCGCTCTGATCCTCGCCCAGCAGCTCACCCGCACCACGGATTTCCAGGTCATGAGTGGCGAGAGCAAATCCGGCTCCTAAATCTTCCAGAGAAGCAATTGCTTCCAGGCGTTTATGGGCATCGGTGGTCATGGCTTTCGGGTGTGGCGTCAGCAGATAAGCATAGGCCTGATGGTGTGAACGCCCGACACGGCCGCGCAGCTGATGCAGCTGTGCCAGCCCGAAATGATCGGCCCGTTCGATGATAATGGTATTGGCGCTGGGAATATCGATACCGGTTTCAATAATCGTGGTGCATACCAGCACATTAAAACGCTGATGGTGGAAATCGGTCATGACCCGTTCCAGCTCGCGCTCACGCATCTGTCCGTGGCCGACTGCCACACGGGCTTCCGGTACCAGTTCCGCAATACGGTTGCGGGCTTTTTCAATATTCTCCACATCATTGTAGAGATAATAGACCTGGCCGCCGCGCAGTACCTCACGCAGAATCGCCTCCCGCACCACCAGCTCATCATACTGACGGACAAAGGTTTTCACCGCCAGCCGTCTTGCCGGCGGGGTGGCGATAATAGAAAGGTCCCGCATGCCGCTCATCGCCATATTCAGGGTACGCGGAATCGGGGTGGCGGTGAGGGTCAGGATATCCACATTGGCGCGCATTGCCTTGATGCGCTCTTTATGGCGGACACCAAAGCGGTGCTCTTCGTCCACCACCAGCAGGCCGAGATCATGCCAGTGCACATCGCTCTGCAACAGCTTATGTGTGCCGATAATGATATCCACTTTTCCTTCTCTGGTATCATCCAGCACCTGCTGCTGCTCTTTGGCGCTGCGGAAACGGGACAGAACTTCAATCCGCACCGGCCAGTTGGCGAAACGGTCACGGAAGTTATCATAATGCTGCTGCGCGAGCAGAGTGGTCGGCACCAGCACAGCAACCTGCTTGTGGTTATGGACGGCGAGGAAGGCCGCCCGCATTGCGACCTCGGTTTTACCGAAACCGACATCACCGCACACCAGCCGGTCCATCGCCACCGGCTGACACATATCGCTCAGCACGGCATTAATAGCCTGCTCCTGATCCGGAGTGGTTTCAAACGGGAAAGACTGGCAAAACTCGCGGTACTGTTCGCGATCATGTTTAAAGGCAAAGCCGGGTTTGACGGCCCGCTGTGCATAAATATCCAGTAACTGTGCCGCCACATCGCGGACTTTTTCCGCTGCTTTCTGACGTGCTTTGCTCCAGGCTTCACCGCCGAGTTTATGCAGCGGGGCGCTTTCATCTGCCCCTCCGGCATAGCGGCTGATCAGATGCAGCGATGACACCGGGACATACAGTTTGTCTTCCCCGGCGTAGGTGAGGATCAGGTATTCTGCCTTGATCCCCCCGGCCTCCAGGGTGGTTAATCCCTGATAGCGGCCGACCCCGTGCTCCAGATGCACTACCGGCTGACCGGGGCGCAGTTCCGCGAGGTTGCGGATCAGGGTGTCGGTGTTAATTGTGCGGCGGGTGTCCTGGCGGCGGCGCACCACTCGCTCACCCAGCATATCGCTTTCGCAGATCAGGACGCGCTGACGGTCGTTATCAACAAAGCCGTGCTCAGCGGCACCGATCATGACATAAATACCCGGCACGGTAGCATCCGTCAGACTGCGGATTTCCGCCGGTTTGATTTTGATGCGCGCCAGCAGTTCCTGTACGCTTTCGCGCCGTCCCTCACTTTCCACCGAGAAAATCACGGCAGCCTCTGTGCTTTCCAGGAAGCGGCGCAGCGGGTCAAGCGGGGATTTCAGCTGCGGATTGACTTTCAGATCCGGCAGAGCGGTATAGCCGAGGTTGGTATTGGCGGCTTTGCGTGGCAGTTTGTCATTATTGAGCCGCACACGCGGCAGCGTTTTCATCTGCTGATTGAGTTCTTCCGGTGTCAGCCACAGCTGTGACGGCGGCAGTAACGGGCGCATCGGATCCACACCCCGGCTCTCAAAACGCTGTTGCACATCACGGCGGAAGCGGTCGGCGGATTCCTGTAAATCCTGGGTCACCAGCAGGGTGTTATCCGGCAGATAGTCAAACAGCGGTACCAGCGGTGCGGTGAAAAACAGCGGCTGCCAGTACTCGATACCGGCGGGCAGGGTACCTTTGCTGACCTGCTGATAAACATGCTCCGGGTCGCGGCGCACCTCAAAGGTTTCCCGCCACTGACTGCGGAACAGCTCGATAGCATCTTTATCCGTCGGGAATTCGTGAGCAGGCAGAAGATTGATCGCATTCACTTCATCGAGGGTGCGCTGGGTGTCGACATCAAAGGTGCGCAGGCTGTCGATTTCATCATCAAAGAAATCAATCCGGAACGGCAGTTCGCTGCCCATCGGAAACAGATCCAGCAATGCGCCGCGAATGGCAAACTCGCCGTGCTCCAGTACTTGTTCGACACTACGGTAGCCGCCCTGAACCAGCTCTTCACGCAGCTTATCCCGCGACAGCTTTTCCCCTTTGGCCATCACCAGCGCATGACTGGTGAGAAATTCAGGCGGACACACTTTCTGCATCAGTGTATTGACCGGCAGAATCAGTGCGCCTTTTTCGAGGGTCGGCAGACGGTATAATGTGGATAACCGGTTGGAGATAATCTCCTGGTGCGGCGAAAAACTGTCATACGGCAGGGTTTCCCAGTCGGCAAGGGTTTCTGCCGGGAGCGCGGTAAACTGGCGGATTTCATCCCGCAGCCGCAGGGCATTCTGCATATCGCGGGTCACCAGGATAACGGGGCCGTCGTGTTGTTCAATTATCGACGCGGTTTCCACCGCACAGGCTGCACCGGTCATTTCACCGAGCTGGCGGGTGTCTGCGGCACGGGCCGGGAGTTCATAGCGTGTTTTCAGCGACATTCGGTTTTCCATCGGGCTACGTGTTTCTGTCAGGTAACAAGGTTCTGCCATACCGGAGTGGCTTGTCCGGGCAATAAAAGGCCGCCGCGCTGCCGGTCCGGAGGTGGTCTGATACCGGCAACACGCTGACCGTCAATGAAAAAAAACTGCCGCAAACGGGCGGGAGTGGTTCCATTCATCAACCGGAGCCTTTATTATCCCTGAACACTTCGCTTTGGCAACAGGGGCGTTCAGATTTCATGTTTCAGTCTGTCTCATTTTTAATCGGTCTGCGTTACATGCGGGGACGCGGCACGGATCGCTTTGCCCGTTTTGTCTCGCTGCTTTCCGCCATCGGCATCACGCTGGGGGTGACAGCACTTATCACCGTGACATCCGTGATGAACGGTTTTGAACGCTCATTGCAGCAGAGTATCCTCGATTTTATGCCGCAGGCGGTAATCACCACCGGAAACGGCGTGCTGGATCCGCAGACACATCCGGTCTCACAATTAGCCGGGCTGCGTGATGTGGTAAAAACCGCCCCGATTGTCACCGGTGATGTGGTATTGCAGAGCACCGGCAATGTGGGGATCGCCTCCGTGACCGGAATTGATCCGCTGGGGGATGAACCGCTGATGAATTATCTGGTGAATACCCGGCCATCCGACCTGGCGGCAGGTCAGTATCATGTGGTGGTCGGCGAAGGCGTGGCGAAACGCATGGGGCTTAAACGCGGGGATAGTGTCCGTATCCTGGTGCCGAATGTGTCGCAGCTGACGCCGATGGGACGCATCCCGAGCCAGCGCCTGTTCACCGTGGCGGGCTTTTTTTCCTCCGGCAGTGAATCCGATAACACCCAGGTGCTGATGAATCAGGAGGATGCGGCACGTCTGATGCGCTATCCGGCGGGTAATATCACCGGCTGGCGTCTCTATCTGTCACAGCCGTTACAGGTGGACAGCCTCAGTCAGCAGACATTACCGGAAGGGCTGGTCTGGACAGACTGGCGCGTGCAGAAAGGTGAGTTTTTCCAGGCTGTGCGCATGGAGAAAAATATGATGGGGCTGCTGCTCAGCCTGATTATCGCCGTGGCCGCGTTTAATATCATTACCTCACTGGCCTTGCTGGTGATGGAAAAACAGACCGAAGTGGCCATCCTGAAAACCCTGGGAATGACACGCGGCAAAATTATGCTGATCTTTATGATTCAGGGCGCGGGGGCAGGGATCCTCGGCTCGGTGATCGGCGTTCTGCTGGGCACACTGCTATCGTCACAACTGAATATTCTGATGCCGCTGCTGGGGCTGATCCCGAAAGGAATCGCGCTGCCGACGGTCATTGAGCCGCTGCGCGTCATCACTATCGGCGCGGCTGCCATGCTTATCTCTTTATTATCCACACTCTGGCCTGCGTGGCGGGCGGCAGCGGTACAACCCGCGGAGGCTTTACGTTATGAGTGAGTTATTACTGGCATGTCGTCAGTTATGCAAATCTTATCATGAGGGCACAGTGGAAACTGATGTCCTGAAACAGGTTAATTTTGAACTCCGGCGCGGGGATATGCTGGCGATTGTCGGCAGTTCCGGTTCAGGGAAAAGTACGCTGCTGCATCTGCTCGGCGGGCTGGATTCCCCGACCTCCGGTGAGGTGATTTTTAACGGCACGGCACTTTCCGCCATGAGCCAGAACGCTCTGTCGGCGCTGCGTAATCAGGAAATGGGCTTTATCTATCAGTTCCACCATCTTCTGCCGGACTTCACGGCGGCGGAAAACGTGGCGATGCCGCTGCTGATCGGCGGTATGGCGCGGGATAAAGCGCTGGCACAGGCGGGGGAGATGCTGGAGCGGGTTGGTGTGGCAGCGCGTGCCCATCATCGTCCGTCTGAGCTCTCCGGCGGGGAGCGTCAGCGGGTGGCGATTGCCCGTGCGCTGGTGAATAAACCGTCACTGGTTCTGGCGGATGAACCGACCGGTAACTTAGATCAGCGCAATGCGCAGAGCATTTTTGATTTGTTATCCGAACTGAATAAAACCCTCGGCACAGCCTTCCTGGTGGTTACCCATGACCTCGCCCTGGCGGCGAAAATGGGGCGGCAGATGGAAATGCGCGACGGTATTCTGAATGCACAGCCGGAGACGGCGCTATGAATGCACTACCGCTGTCATTACTGACTGCGCTGCGTTTCAGCAAAGGGCGGAAACGGGCGGGAATGGTCTCGCTGATTTCCGTTATTTCCACCCTGGGGATCACGCTCGGGGTGGCGGTACTGATTATCGGGCTGAGTGCCATGAACGGCTTTGAGCGTGAGCTGGAGAACCGGGTACTTTCCGTGGTGCCGCAGGGGCAGATTTCCACTGTTGAGCAGCCGTTTGATACCTGGGCGCAGAGCCTGCTGCGGATCAAAAATACTCCGGGTGTGGTGGCCGCCAGCCCGTATATTGAATTTACCGGGCTGGCAGAAAAAGGCAGTAAATTACAGGCCATGCAACTAATGGGTGTGGATCCGGTCACTCAGAAATTGGTGAGCGGATTGCCGGAATTTGTGGCGGATAATGCATGGGCGGATTTTCAGGCCGGGAAAAATCAGATAATCCTTGGTGACGGCGCGGCAAAATCCCTCGGTGTTGCGCAGGGTGACTGGCTCACCATCATGATCCCGAATCACGACAGCACGGAGCGCCTGTTACAACCGAAACGTATCCGTTTGCAGGTCGCGGGGATTTTCCGCTTAAGCGGCATGCTGGATCACAGGCTGGCGCTGCTGCCGCTGGAAGATGCACAGCAGTACCTGGATTACGGTGAGGGTGTCACCGGGATTGAAATCCGCACGGATAATGTTTTCAATGCCAATGACGTGGTTCTGCGGGCGGCGGAAGCCAGCCGTGAACATGTCTTTTATAAAAGCTGGATCAACGAATACGGCTATATGTACAGCGACATTCAGTTAGTGCGCAGTATTATGTATCTGGCCATGATTCTGGTGATTGGTGTGGCGTGCTTCAATATCGTTTCCACCCTGATTATTGCCGTGAAAGATAAAAGCGGGGATATCGCCATTTTGCGCACTCTTGGTGCGAAAGACAGCCTGATCCGCTCCATTTTCCTCTGGTACGGACTGCTGACCGGCATGGTCGGCTGTATCAGCGGGGCGGTTCTCGGCACACTGGCGGCGCTGAATCTGACACCGCTTATCCGCGGTATTGAATTTCTTATCGGGCACAAACTGTTGTCCGGCGATGTCTATTTTATTGATTTTCTGCCGTCGGAGCTGCGGCTGACCGATCTGCTGTATGTGGTCTTAACCACCATTGTGCTGAGCCTGCTGGCAAGCTGGTATCCGGCGAGACGCGCCTGCCGCCTTGAACCGGCACGTATTCTGAGCGGGCAGTAAAGCCCGCAGGAATTGTAATGATTTTTGAATCCGAAGTGCGGATGCATTACCCTGAACGGAGACAGTGATGAACAAAGGCCGGATTATGCGCAGAACGCACCGATTAAGAAAGTTACGCAAACAGCGGCGGATCCTGCGCCAGCGTTTTCACTTACGCTTTTTCTATCGCGATAAATGGATGGCCGGAAAAATGGATCAGTTTAAACCTAAAATTGTTGTGCTGACCGGCGCGGGTATCTCCGCCGAGTCCGGGATCCGGACATTCCGTTCGGAAGACGGGCTGTGGGAAGAGCACAACATCGAGGATGTGGCGACGCCGGAAGGCTATGCCCGCAATCCGCGTCTGGTGCAGCAGTTTTACAATGACCGCCGCCGCCAGTTACAGTCCCCTGACGTGCAGCCGAACCCGGCACATCTCGCCCTGGCGGAGCTGGAACAGGTGCTGGGGGATAACTTCCTGCTGGTCACCCAGAATATTGATAACTTGCATGAGCGGGCAGGTAGTCAGCGGATTATTCATATGCACGGCGAGTTGCTGAAAATTCGCTGTGCGATGTCCGGACAGGTTCAGTCGTGCACCGGTGACCTGTCAGCGGATGAGCGCTGCCACTGTTGTCAGTTCCCGTCACCGCTGCGGCCGCATATTGTCTGGTTCGGTGAAATGCCGTTCGGCATGGATGAAATCTATCAGGCACTGAATGATGCGGATATCTTTATCGCCATCGGTACCTCCGGGCATGTCTATCCGGCGGCCGGGTTTGTCCATGAGGCACGGCTGTGCGGGGCACATACAGTGGAACTCAATCTGGAACCGAGTAAGGTGCAGAGTGAGTTTGAGGAGTGTCACTACGGTCCTGCCGGGCAGGTGGTGCCGGAGTATGTCCGTCAGCTGCTGGCGCAGATTAACAACACTAAATCTGATTTGACGCAATAACTCAATTTATGTTTCCCCGATAATAAGAAATCAATGTTATTGGGGGAACACATGGATAAGTTATTAGAGCGCTTTTTCGGTTATGTCTCTTTTGACACGCAGTCGAAGCCGTCAGCCAAGCTGACACCAAGCAGCGACGGTCAGTTAAGGCTGGCGCGTGCTCTGGAAAAAGAGCTGAAAACGCTGGGGTTATCAGATGTCTCGCTGGATGATAACGGCTGCGTGATGGCAACGTTACCGGCGAATGTTGACTGGCCGGTACCGGTTATCGGTTTTATTTCTCACCTTGATACCTCACCGGATTTCTCCGGGCGTAATGTGAATCCTCAGGTTCTGGAAAATTACCGTGGTGGTGATATCGCACTCGGCATCGGCGATGAAGTGCTGTCGCCGGTAATGTTCCCGGTGCTGCACACCATGCTGGGTAAAACCCTGATTATGACCGACGGTAAAACCCTGCTGGGTGCGGATGACAAAGCCGGTATCGCAGAAATCATCACTGCCATGGTACGTCTGAAAAACAGTGATATTCCGCACGGTGATATCCGCATTGCCTTCACGCCGGATGAAGAAATCGGCCGTGGCGCGCAGTATGTGGATCTGAAAAAATTCGGTGCGCAGTGGGCTTATACCGTTGATGGCGGTGGTGTCGGTGAGCTGGAATATGAAAACTTCAATGCGGCGGCAGTTGCCATCCGTATTGAGGGCAATAACGTGCATCCGGGCAGTGCCAAAGGTGTGATGGTGAACGCGCTGTCACTGGCAACCCGCATCCACAGCGAATTACCGCCGGAAGAAACGCCGGAAAATACCGAAGGGTATGAAGGTTTCTATCATCTGCAAAGCATCAAAGGCACGGTTGAACGCGCGGAAATGAACTATATCATCCGTGATTTTGACCGTAACAATTTTGAAAAACGCAAAAGCAATATGATTGCGATTGCCGAGAAAGTCGGTAAAGGTCTGCATCCGGACTGCTATATCGAGCTGACGATTGATGACAGCTATTACAATATGCGCGACCATGTGGTGAAACACCCGCATGTGATTGAACTGGCCAAACAGGCAATGATTGACTGCGATATTGAACCGGATATCAAACCTATTCGTGGTGGTACTGACGGTGCGCAACTCTCTTACCGTGGTCTGCCGTGCCCGAATCTGTTTACCGGTGGTTATAACTTCCACAGTAAACACGAGTTTATCTCACTGGAAGGCATGGAACAGGCAGTTTCCGTGATTATGCGGATTGCAGAATTAACTGCACTGGATATGAAGAAATAAATAATTCACATATCAATTAAATATTATAAAGGCCATCTTGCATAAGATGGCTTTTTTATTAAATAAACTGACTTAAATAAACAGTAAGATTATTATGTTGATGTGATTTTTTATCACTCACTGATTAATCTTTGTTTTGTGTTTGTTTATCTCCTGCTGGTATAGTCATCCGCTTGTCAATATTTAGTGTATGATTATATCTGTTCAGATAATACATGTCATAAGAAACATATATTTGTTGAATATTTAAAAGGTAATTTTTATGTCTTTATTTAAAAGAAAGTTAATTATTTCATCCTTACTTTTATTTTCCTTTAATGCATTCTCTGCGGATGGTGATGTTAATGAAATCGCTCCGGAAGTCGACGTCGATCCCAAAGAAATAACAGGGAATATCAGATTTACAGGGAAAATCACTGACTCAAGCTGTGATATTACACTAAAAGATAAAGATGTTTATCTGGGCGAGCATTCAGTCGCTAAACTGAAGAAAAATGATGACAGAACGGAAGAAAAAGCCTTTGATATTTCTCTGATTAACTGTTCATTAGCAATGACATCGCTGAAAATCAAAATGGAGGGCACGGCGCATGCAGACAATGCAACGCTGTATGCATTGGATGCCAATGAAAAAAGTGCCGGAAAAGTAGGGATCAGCATTGCGACTGCTGAAGGGCAGCAGGTAACGCCGGCAGGTGGCTATCGTGATATTCTGCTAAAGGCCGATTCCCGTGATTATACTCTGAATTATACCGCAGCGTATCAGGCTACCGGCCTGGCAACACCGGGTGAAGGTAATGCAACGGTGAATTACACTGTTTCTTATGAGT is a genomic window containing:
- the cobB gene encoding Sir2 family NAD+-dependent deacetylase, producing MRRTHRLRKLRKQRRILRQRFHLRFFYRDKWMAGKMDQFKPKIVVLTGAGISAESGIRTFRSEDGLWEEHNIEDVATPEGYARNPRLVQQFYNDRRRQLQSPDVQPNPAHLALAELEQVLGDNFLLVTQNIDNLHERAGSQRIIHMHGELLKIRCAMSGQVQSCTGDLSADERCHCCQFPSPLRPHIVWFGEMPFGMDEIYQALNDADIFIAIGTSGHVYPAAGFVHEARLCGAHTVELNLEPSKVQSEFEECHYGPAGQVVPEYVRQLLAQINNTKSDLTQ
- the pepT gene encoding peptidase T, whose product is MDKLLERFFGYVSFDTQSKPSAKLTPSSDGQLRLARALEKELKTLGLSDVSLDDNGCVMATLPANVDWPVPVIGFISHLDTSPDFSGRNVNPQVLENYRGGDIALGIGDEVLSPVMFPVLHTMLGKTLIMTDGKTLLGADDKAGIAEIITAMVRLKNSDIPHGDIRIAFTPDEEIGRGAQYVDLKKFGAQWAYTVDGGGVGELEYENFNAAAVAIRIEGNNVHPGSAKGVMVNALSLATRIHSELPPEETPENTEGYEGFYHLQSIKGTVERAEMNYIIRDFDRNNFEKRKSNMIAIAEKVGKGLHPDCYIELTIDDSYYNMRDHVVKHPHVIELAKQAMIDCDIEPDIKPIRGGTDGAQLSYRGLPCPNLFTGGYNFHSKHEFISLEGMEQAVSVIMRIAELTALDMKK
- a CDS encoding fimbrial protein, translated to MSLFKRKLIISSLLLFSFNAFSADGDVNEIAPEVDVDPKEITGNIRFTGKITDSSCDITLKDKDVYLGEHSVAKLKKNDDRTEEKAFDISLINCSLAMTSLKIKMEGTAHADNATLYALDANEKSAGKVGISIATAEGQQVTPAGGYRDILLKADSRDYTLNYTAAYQATGLATPGEGNATVNYTVSYE